The genomic window ATGAGAAATGAGGATCAAGTAGGctttttgttcttgtttcttTTGGTATGATATAACAATCTCAAGGACTTACAATGGATAAATCTATCATTTTATAAAGTTCCACATTTAACAATTTTACTCACAACATATTGAAGATCTTTTATAATTCATTGGTCTTGCgtttttaagtttaaattaCCCTTATTCTTTTCTTTATGTTCCTATCTGTGGTCTTAGTCTCTGTCTTTGTTGTAATGTTTTGTTTGAGTTTTCATACTGTATAACgcagaagaaaagagaagaaaaagcaATGGCAGGAGATCAACTCAACGTCCTAAACGCACTTGACGTTGCCAAAACGCAATGGTACCATTTCACCGCGATTATCGTGGCCGGAATGGGATTCTTCACCGACGCTTACGACCTTTTCTGCATCTCACTCGTCACTAAGCTTCTTGGCCGCATATACTACCACGTGGACGGCTCACCGAAGCCAGGAAACCTACCTCCAAACGTCTCAGCTGCGGTTAACGGCGTTGCATTCGTTGGTACACTCACGGGCCAGCTCTTCTTCGGCTGGCTAGGCGACAAGCTCGGGAGGAAAAAAGTATACGGCATGACTCTCATGGTCATGGTCATTTGCTCGATAGCTTCAGGTCTCTCCTTTGGTAACAAACCTAAATCCGTGATGACCACGCTATGTTTCTTCCGGTTCTGGCTAGGGTTTGGTATCGGCGGTGACTATCCTTTATCCGCAACGATCATGTCCGAATACGCTAATAAAAAGACACGTGGCGCGTTTATAGCCGCGGTTTTCGCGATGCAAGGGTTTGGTATCTTGACAGGTGGCATCTTTGCGATCATCGTGTCTGCGGTTTTCGAGGCTAGGTTTCCTTCCCCGGCTTATCAAGTCGATGCCTTGGCGTCCACGGTTCCTCAGGCAGATTACGTGTGGAGGATCATCCTGATGGTTGGTGCTTTGCCTGCTGCCATGACGTATTACTCGAGGTCGAAGATGCCTGAGACTGCACGGTACACGGCTCTAGTGGCCAAGGACGCTAAGCTAGCAGCTTCTAACATGTCTAAGGTCTTGCAAGTGGAGATAGAAGCAGAGCATCAACGAGTAGAAGAGATCAGTAGAGATCAGTCTAGACAATTTGGCTTGTTCTCCAAGGAATTCATGAAACGTCATGGCCTTCACTTGCTAGGAACCACAAGCACATGGTTCTTGCTTGACATTGCCTTCTATAGTCAAAACCTTTTCCAGAAAGATATATTCAGCGCCATTGGATGGATTCCTCCGGCTCAGACCATGAACGCAATTCAAGAAGTTTTCAAGATCGCTCGTGCGCAAACCCTAATCGCCTTGTGCAGCACGGTACCTGGTTACTGGTTCACAGTGGCGTTCATCGACATCATTGGTAGGTTTGCGATACAGATGATGGGTTTCTTCTTCATGACCGTCTTCATGTTCGCTCTAGCGTTTCCTTATGACCATTGGACTCACAAGGACAACAGGATAGGGTTTGTGGTTATGTACTCGTTAACATTCTTCTTTGCAAACTTTGGACCTAATGCCACAACCTTCGTGGTGCCCGCTGAGATCTTCCCGGCTAGGTTTAGATCAACCTGCCATGGAATATCAGCGGCTTCTGGTAAACTAGGAGCTATGGTGGGTGCGTTTGGGTTCTTGTACTTGGCACAGAGTCCTGACAAGAACAAGACAGAACATGGATACCCTCCAGGGATTGGTGTGAAGAACTCGCTTATTGTTTTGGGTGTGGTTAATCTTTTGGGGATGGTGTTTACACTGTTGGTTCCTGAATCTAAAGGCAAGTCTCTGGAGGAGATGTCTGGTGAGCACGAGAACAATGATGGAAGCAACAGTAGCAGCACCAACAACAACACGGTATCAGCTGCATAGAGATTCTACAAAACACTTGTGTTATTTATTACTTGTATCTTTTCTTCACTCTATTTCTTCCCACTAGCAGCTTAAAACTGTTGTTCTTTATGTCAACTTATTTATTGATAGCTAAATGC from Raphanus sativus cultivar WK10039 unplaced genomic scaffold, ASM80110v3 Scaffold2886, whole genome shotgun sequence includes these protein-coding regions:
- the LOC130506101 gene encoding probable inorganic phosphate transporter 1-7, which codes for MAGDQLNVLNALDVAKTQWYHFTAIIVAGMGFFTDAYDLFCISLVTKLLGRIYYHVDGSPKPGNLPPNVSAAVNGVAFVGTLTGQLFFGWLGDKLGRKKVYGMTLMVMVICSIASGLSFGNKPKSVMTTLCFFRFWLGFGIGGDYPLSATIMSEYANKKTRGAFIAAVFAMQGFGILTGGIFAIIVSAVFEARFPSPAYQVDALASTVPQADYVWRIILMVGALPAAMTYYSRSKMPETARYTALVAKDAKLAASNMSKVLQVEIEAEHQRVEEISRDQSRQFGLFSKEFMKRHGLHLLGTTSTWFLLDIAFYSQNLFQKDIFSAIGWIPPAQTMNAIQEVFKIARAQTLIALCSTVPGYWFTVAFIDIIGRFAIQMMGFFFMTVFMFALAFPYDHWTHKDNRIGFVVMYSLTFFFANFGPNATTFVVPAEIFPARFRSTCHGISAASGKLGAMVGAFGFLYLAQSPDKNKTEHGYPPGIGVKNSLIVLGVVNLLGMVFTLLVPESKGKSLEEMSGEHENNDGSNSSSTNNNTVSAA